CTGTCCTACTGGGGAGGCGGCAGCTATCTCGACTGGCCGACGGGCTGGATCGAGGCGTTCTACCAGACGCTCGGTTTCGTCCTCGCCGGGTTGACCATCTGGCTCGGTATTCGTCGCGACTGGGGGGAGGTGGTCAATACCGGCCTGGTCTTCGCGTTGATCATGCTCTTCGCCAAGCTGTTCGACTGGTGGTGGCAGTTGCTGCCGCGCTACCTGTTCTTCCTCCTGCTCGGGTTGATCGCCGTGCTGCTGCTGGTGGTGTTGCAACGCTGGCGGCGCAGCGCGTCGGGAGGTGCACGATGAAGCGTGCAGCATGGCTTGGCCTTGGTGTGGTGTTGCTGAGCAATGCCGTTGCCCTGGGCGGCGTCTGGTACAACCGCAGCGGCGAGCCCGAGGCGCAATTGCGGCTCAGCGAGCGCGAGCTGCAGCGCGTTTACGGTGGCTGGTTGCGCGATGAGGACGATGGCGTACTGCGTCTGCAACTGAGCTGGCAGCGCCCCGGTGATGCTTGGCAGTTGCCCTGGCTGGACGAGGCCAAGCTGCGCGAGCTGGGTTTCTCCGCTACCGATGAGCAAACCTTGAACAGACAGCCGGCACGCCAGGTCTGGTTGGTGCTGGAGCTGGATGGACCGTTGTACCGAGGTCAGGTCGAAGAGGCGCGGCAGGCTCTGAGCGGGGCCGAAGCTGAATTGCACGCCAAGCCAGAGAGCGAGGTGTTACAGCAGGAGCGCGATGAGCGCCAGCGTCGCCTGCAATTCGTCGAGCAACAGGCCAGCCGTTTGATGCTGGTGGATGCGGGCGTGGATGCGCAGGTGCTGCGCCAGCGTTGGCCGGATCGGCAGCGTCAGGTGTTACTGGCCGGGCGTATTGAACCCTATCGCCACGCTGCTGAAGCCGGTTATGGCGCCACCATTCGCCTGGAGAATGACCGCCTGAGTGTGCCCTACGCCTATCGTGAATTAGCGCGTGGCTGGGAGCGCAGCTACGAACAGACAGGGTTCAAGGCGCAGGTTGAAGTGGCCTTCGGTCGTCGCCATGAACCCTGGGTGATGGGGTTTGTTGGCGTTTCGCCGCGACCGCGCCGGAGCCAGTTTTAGCGCGGAGCTAGGCACGAGACGCGAAGTTTGGTTGCCCAAATGAGCCGTCGAGTAACGACGCTCCACGCTAAAACTGGCCCGGCCCTTCGGGTTGCGCGGGAAATGACTCCCGCTGTTGTTGCAGGACTTGGCAAGGGAATGACCATTACCTGCGTCCTGCGCCTAACCGGGAGCCATTTCTCGCGGCAACGCGGCTTGCGTCGAAATGCCAACAGACCCCAGGCATCCGTCAGTGACGGCGCCAGTGCTTGCCGTGCTTCTTGTGTTTCTTGCCATGGTGTTTGTGATGTTTGCCGCGACGATCATCGTCGTAGCTGGCGTTGCCCATGTAGTTGCCCAGCGCGCCACCAGCGCCGC
The genomic region above belongs to Pseudomonas sediminis and contains:
- a CDS encoding DUF4824 family protein, encoding MKRAAWLGLGVVLLSNAVALGGVWYNRSGEPEAQLRLSERELQRVYGGWLRDEDDGVLRLQLSWQRPGDAWQLPWLDEAKLRELGFSATDEQTLNRQPARQVWLVLELDGPLYRGQVEEARQALSGAEAELHAKPESEVLQQERDERQRRLQFVEQQASRLMLVDAGVDAQVLRQRWPDRQRQVLLAGRIEPYRHAAEAGYGATIRLENDRLSVPYAYRELARGWERSYEQTGFKAQVEVAFGRRHEPWVMGFVGVSPRPRRSQF